Within Flagellimonas maritima, the genomic segment ACGCTTTTTGCTTTTGATGAAAACCAAAGTGTAATTACCATAATTCCACCAGAAAGCAATAATAGTAACGTTGGGGTCTGCACGGCGGCAGACAGTCCGCTCATATTATAATCTGCAGCGGCTATACCCGAAGCGCTCCAATCTTGGAACGATTGTAGAGCAGCAATGGGCACTCCAATAAAATTGACAAGATCATTACCAGCAAATGCCATTGCCAGCGCAAAGGTTCCGAACGCAATTACCAATCTATATACGTTCCATTTAAAAAACTTTGCGAAAATCCATGAAACCAAAGTCCATACAGCAATATCGATGAGCACAAAAAGTTCTGGCTGTGTAGCTATAAAATCAGTTAAGGCACCGCCAAAAATTTCTGCGCTTTTCAATCCCTTTACTAGAATAAAATAAACTATTGCAGTAATCGCTAAGCCCCCAAAGAGTGCTTCAACCCATTTTGACCTTGCTTTGTAATTAAATGATATCCATAACCTAGAAAAAAATTGGACCAAGGCCCCAATGGTAAACGCGATAAAAACCGATAGTAAAATTCCAATGATTATTTCTGTTGCTTTATCAGTGTTGATGTAATTCGCCAAGTCTGAGAATCCACCATCCATTTTGTTGATTTTTACCAATGAAATTGCCACAGAGGCGCCCAAAAGTTCAAATACTATAGAAACTGTGGTAGATGTGGGCATTCCCAGCGTATTGAAAAAGTCCAACAATAAAATGTCGGTAATCATAACGGCCATGAAGATGATCATGATTTCTTCAAAGACAAATTCCCCAGGATTGAAAATGCCTTTACGCGCAACCTCCATCATGCCACTAGACGAAACTGCACCAAAAGCAATACCCACACTTGCAACAATCATTATGGTTTTGAAAGAGATTGCCTTAGATCCGATTGCCGAGTTTAAAAAGTTTACGGCATCATTGCTTACCCCAACCACTAAATCTGTTATTGCCAGAATTGCCAATGCAATAACCATAAAAATATAGATGTTCTCGCCCATGTATAAGAAATATGGCAAAAATGCCATTATAAATCTGTACCAAGGTTAATAAAATGTTACGAAATACAACTGGAAAATCTTGATTATTTTAAAGGCATGAAGCTGAAATTTATCTTTTGGCATATCTTCGTCCAAAATCAAGATACTTATGGATTGGGAACGTTTGCTTTCATTGAAACGTTTTGGTGACACACATAAAAGACTACGAAAAGAACAAAAAGAAACACGTTTGGGTTTTGAGGTGGATTATGACCGGATAATTTTCTCATCAGCGTTCAGGAGTCTTCAAGATAAAACACAGGTTATTCCACTCCCTATTAGCCTGGGCTCCAAAAAGGATTTTGTGCATACGCGCCTTACCCACAGTCTGGAAGTTTCTGTAGTGGGCAGAAGTTTGGGACGTATTGCCGGTCAAAGAATCATAAATAAAAATCCACATTTAAACGAAGTGCACGGCTACCATTTTAATGATTTTGGCGCTATAGTGGCTGCCGCTGCATTAGCTCACGATATAGGCAATCCGCCCTTTGGACATAGTGGAGAAAAAGCAATAGGGAGTTTTTTTGAACAGGGCAAAGGGAAAAAATATAAAGATTTTCTTTCTAGTGCAGAGTATCAGGATTTAGTTGATTTTGAAGGAAATGCCAATGGATTCAAATTATTGACTGAATCCAAAGAAGGCGTTCCTGGCGGTCTTCGCTTAAGTTATGCAACTTTGGGGGCATTCATCAAATATCCCAAAGCATCATTGCCAAAGAAACCATCCAATCATATTGCTGATAAAAAATTTGGCTTTTTTCAATCGGAAAAAGATTTTTTTAAAGAGGTTGTAGATGAGATAGGTCTTGCGGTGAATCCTAATCATACCCAGACAGGATACTACAGACATCCACTAACATATTTGGTAGAGGCAGCGGATGATATCTGTTATACGATAATCGATTTTGAAGATGGCATCAATCTAGGCTTGATACCCGAGGAATATGCTCTGGAATATCTCATAAACTTGGTAAAGCACTCTATAAATACCAAAAAATACAATGTAATCAAATATTCCAATGACAGATTGAGCTATCTAAGGGCATTGGCCATAAATACTTTGATTATGGATGCAGTGGAAGTATTTGAAAAGAATGAAGGTGAGATTTTGTCAGGAGCCTTTAATAGCGCTTTATTGGACAGGGGAAGTTATAAAGCGCAAGTGGACGATATTATAAAATTAAGTGTTGAAAAAATATACAGATCCAACGAGGTAATCGATAAGGAATTGGCTGGGTATAGAATTATTTCAGATATACTTGATACTTATGCGACTGCTTTAATACATAAAAAAGAGGGAAAGCAGAGCAATTATGATAAGCTATTGGTACAAAGTCTACCGGAAAATTATCAAAGTACAGATGCATCCATCTATAAGATCTTGCTGGATACCTGCTGTTTTGTTGCAAGTTTATCAGATAGTGCAGCGGTACATATTCATAAAAAATTGATGGGCAAGCATATTTAGAAAGCATAGGTCAAGCCCACTCCCAATAATTGCTTAAATTGTATTCTGGGTGTTCCCGGGTTAATTATAGTGCCATCTTCTGCAAGTTCTTCGTCAAATTTGATATCATCATCATAAATTACATGGGTGCCTATATTGGCATTGATGAATTTATTGACTTTTAGGTTAAAATTCATTTCCCAATCCACATCAACGTTTCCAAAACTCAAAAGATAATCTGTATAGAGACTGACCCTATGGTTCATAATGACATTTTTTAAAATCTCGGTCTCCCATGAGTTATTTATTAAAAATCCAATTTCCATAAAGATACTTTCCCCTGGGTCTACACCAAAAGCACCTTGTTCTGATAAATCCTTATCCAGCACAAACGTTGCTTTTTGGGTAAGAGGGGATATATATAAGTTGAATTTGCCTCCCTCAGGAATGTATGACTTACCTGCTCCTAAAAATAAATATCCCGGGGACATAAACCTGGAGATTGGAGTATCTCTGTCCGGATATTTAAAACCATTGGAAAACTGTGTATTGAACGTAGCTTTGAACGAATAATACCAACTAGTGATAGTATCCTTTCTAAAGCTTATGGCAGAGGCCAAGCGAATCTGGTCATCTGTTTTTCTAAGCTTTCTTCCTTCTTGGGCATTGATACCGTACCTGAGCTGCGCTTCATTGTTCCAGTTGAGGTATCTAAACTTATAGTTTCTTACAAAACGTCCACTACCTAGAGCGGAAACGGAGTTTTCCCCTCCCGCGTTCCAGTTTACAAAGGCTACTTCGTTAATGTTCAGTCCAAACTCATTTATTTTGGTCCAAAACGATTGTGGCTTAAAGCGTTTGTATCTTTTGCGAACGGGTTTCACCCTGTTCAGTACAGTTCTCGGGTCCGTAAGTCTCGCGCCCCTGGTAATATACTTTAGTTTGATATCTTTTATGCGCTGTACTTGAAAATTTGATGCCGTGGTATCCCTTTCAAAAACTTTTAAAGGATTTACTTGTGCTTGTAATGATAAGGAAAGAAAGAAAAAAACAGCGAAAAAGCAAGTCAGTCGCATGGTGAGGTTGATTTAATATAATTTTTTATTTCATCAAAATCTATACCGGCCATTTCCCAAGTTTCATCAATTGTTCCATGGGATATAAATTTGTCGGCGACACCAAAGATTTTAACTGGGGTCGAAAAGTTTTCAATATTTGCAAATTCTAAAACAGCAGACCCAAACCCTCCTGTTTTACAACCATCTTCAATAGTAATGATATGATTATATTTCCTAAAAATTTCTTTTAGCATTTTTTTATCCAAAGGTTTTATGAACCTCATATCGAAATGCCCTACGACTTGGGAATTTTCCAATTCTTCCAATAGTGTGTAAATTTGATTACCAAGGGTGCCAATAGTGAGAATTGCAATGTCAGATCCTTCTTTTAGACAGCGAGCGGCCCCGATTTCTATGGCTTCAAATTTATTCTTCCAATTTAAGGTCGCACCCTTGCCACGAGGATATCGTATGGCAATGGGCAAATCCAAACCATTTTGGGCTGTGTACATTATATTGCGGAGTTCCATTTCGTTCATTGGCGCAAAAACTATTAGATTGGGAATACATCTTAAATAGGCAATATCAAATACGCCGTGATGCGTGGGCCCATCCTGTCCCACGAGCCCAGCACGGTCCAAACAGAAAATGACCGGAAGTTTTTGCAAAGCAACATCATGAATGACTTGGTCATAGGCACGCTGTAAAAAAGTGGAGTAGATATTGCAAAATGGAACATAGCCCTGTGTTGCCATACCTGCTGAGAATGTTACGGCATGCTGCTCGGCTATACCGACATCAAAAGCCCTTTCGGGCATTGCATCCATCATAAATTTTAATGAACTGCCCGTGGGCATGGCAGGAGTGATGCCCACTATTTTTTTATTTTGCTCTGCAAGTTCAACAATGGTATGCCCAAATACGTCTTGATATTTTGGTGGTTCTTTTTGTTTAATGCTTTTAATCTGCTCTCCTGTGCTTTTATTGAATTTGCCCGGGGCATGATAAGTGACTTGGTTGTCCTCGGCTTTTTTTAAACCTTTCCCTTTAGTGGTAATAATATGAAGCAATTTTGGTCCACTTACTTTTTTAAGTCGTTCTAGTTCTTGAACCAATTCCGGAATATTATGTCCATCAATAGGTCCCGAATATTTTAAGTTGAGGCATTCAAAAATATTCTCATCTTTTGCTGTACCGTCCTTTACATTGGTCAAGTATTTTTTGAGGGCACCTACGCTCGGATCAATACCGATGGCATTATCGTTTAGAACTACCAATACATTTACATCTGTTACGCCAAGATGATTAAGGCCTTCAAACGCCATTCCACTCGCAATAGATGCATCACCGATGACCGCAATATGTTGTTTATGTAAATCATGGTCCAGTTTAGAGGCTATTGCCATTCCCAAAATAGCAGAAATAGAAGTGGAACTGTGTCCGGTTCCAAAATCATCGTATTCGCTTTCGCTCCGTTTGGGAAAACCGCTAATACCCCCCAACTGTCGGTTGGTATCGAATATATTTTTTCTTCCTGTCAAAATTTTATGGCCGTAGGCTTGGTGCCCTACATCCCAGATGAGTTTATCCTTGGGGGTGTTAAAAACGTAATGTAGTGCAATGGTAAGTTCAACAACGCCTAAACTTGCACCTAGGTGTCCTTCTTTTGTGGATACAATATCAATGATAAAATCCCTTAACTCCTTAGCAAGTTGGGGCAACTTCTCCAGAGATAGTTTTCTAAGGTCTTGCGGGGCATTAATATGTGCTAAAATTTCTTCCAAGGAAATAAAAAAACAAAAGTACCTATAATCAGCAAAATGATTTTATGCTTAGTTTAGCCTTTTTTAAAATTGTTTTGAAATTGTGCAAAATCCTTTTGACGATAGTTACTTTATGAGAAAAGCCTTGCAAGAGGCCGAATACGCTTTTAAAAATGGTGAAGTTCCTGTAGGTGCTGTGGTGGTAGTGGATAATAGGATTATTGGTAGGGCATACAATCTTACCGAACGACTGAATGATGTTACTGCCCATGCAGAGATGCAGGCCATAACGGCAGCCTCAAATTTTCTGGGCGGAAAATATTTACATGGCTGTACTTTGTACGTTACTTTGGAACCTTGTCAAATGTGTGCGGGTGCTTTGTACTGGAGTCAAATCTCCAAGATTGTATATGGGGCCGCGGATTTGGAACGAGGCTTTAACGTTATGGGAACAAATTTACACCCAAAAACAGAGATTACGGGAGGCATTATGGAAAACGAAGCTTCAGAATTGTTGAAACGATTTTTTATACAAAGAAGAAATCTAAATTAAAGTGAGTTCGACATAAGGTTCAGATCATAGTCCTTATTTTCAATTTTTTATAAAATTATGTCAGGTCAAGTCTTTCGGCTCAGCCCAAGATAAACTAAAGTCGAGGCCAGCTTGAAATTAAAATCATGAAGACTTCTCGACTGCGCTCGAAGCAACGGTCCACCCTATTTAATGGAATTTGTCTACAATTCGTTACTATTTTATATAGAACTTATATTAAATTAAAAAACCCCGATCAATCCATCGGGGTCGTAATCAAATCAAGAATACAATATTGTTACGCAATTACTTGCACTTGTGTAGCAACCATTCCTTTTCTTCCTTCTTCCTCTTTGTATTCCACTTTGTCGCCTTCGTTCAATTCTACTCCGTTCAATGCGGTAACATGAACGAAAATGTCTTTTCCTGTGTCGTCGTTGGTAATGAATCCAAAACCTTTGGATTCATTAAAAAATTTTACTGTACCAGTCATGAAATTAAATAAATAGTTAAAATACTAAAGTAGGATATTTTGAATATACCTATACAAATTAGGTTTTAAATCTTGTGAAAATTATTGATTTTCAGGGTTTTCCTTATCCTTGCCCTGCATTTTTTTAATGTTTTCGTTGGTTAGCATATAATCTTTCATTTTTTTTCCTCTGCTTTCTGTAGCCAAAAAAAGCGGCATTGCGACCAAGAAAAGTCCTAATGTACCAAAGCCAATGTATTTATTTGCAGTTACCGGGATATCTTCTTTTATCGTAAAACCGTAGATGATCGAACTAAAGGAAGCCAATAGAACCAGTATTATTAAATATCTTATTTTAAGTTTCATCGGGAATAATTTATCAATTTTCTGCGATATGCTGTCAAAAGTTTTGATTTAGAAATGAAACCAATATATTTTCCTTCTTTAATCACAGGTAAATTCCAAGCTCCGCTATCTTGAAACTTTCGCATGACTTGTTGCATGCTATCTGTTTCATGAAAAATATATTCTGGGGGCGCATGCATCAGATTTTTAACAAAAATTGTATTGTACAATTCAGTATCGAACATCAATTGTCTAATGTCATCCAATACGATTATACCCATCAACTTTTCTTCCTCGTCCAAAACCGGAAAGATATTTCTTTTTGATACTGAAACTGATTCATGCAACATTTGTCCGAGGGACATTTCTGGATGCACAGACTTGAAATTCTTTTCGATAACATTGTCCAACTCCATAAGGCCCAGTACCATCTGATCTTTATTGTGGGTCAATACAGCTCCAATCTTTGCCAATTCTTTGGTATATATAGTATAGTCCAATGCATTTTTAGTGATTAAATAGGAAATTGATGCAGTAATCATCAATGGGACAAAAAGTTGATATCCCCCAGTTATTTCTGCAATTAAAAAGATGGCTGTCAATGGGGCATGAATAACACCAGCAATCAATCCTGCCATACCAATTAGCGTAAAATTACTTTCTGAAACCTCGAATCCCAATCCCAGATTATTGATAACTTTTCCCATTGCATTTCCAAAGGCACTGCCCATAACCATTGTAGGTATAAATATTCCGCCAGCACCACCAGCAGCAAAAGTGGTCGTCATGGCTATGGCCTTAAAAATCGTGATGCCGAATAAAAGTACAATAACAACCCAAATATTATCTGTGTATGTGTCAAAGGGAGTTTTCCCCAATGCTTTTATATGATTGCCGTCTAAAAGATTATTGATGAAACCAAAACCTTCCCCATACAATGGTGGTATGGCGTAGAGCATAATTCCAATTGCGATACCACCAACCAAAAGCTTATATTTTGGACTTTTAAAGCGTTTGAAAAAATCAAAGATTACAAAATACATTTTGGTAAAGTATATGGAAGAGAATGCAGTGCCCACTCCTAGTAAAATGTAAAAAAAAGTATCCTCAAGCTGAAACCCTTCGGACAATGAAAAACTAAAAAGTGTTTCGTTCCCCAAAAAGAAATAGGAGGTAAGTACTCCTGAAATCGATGCCAAAAGCAAAGGCAACATGGAGAGCATCGTAAAATCCAACGTAAATACTTCGACAGCAAAAATAATAGCAGCTATGGGTGACTGAAATATGGAAGAAATTGCACCTGCGGATGCGCATGCCACCAATAAGGACCTAACTTTTGCATCAATATGAAATAGTCTGCTAAGATTTGAACTTATTGCAGAACCGGATTTGACCGCAGGCCCCAACAAACCCACAGAACCACCAAAGCCAACGGTCAATGGTGCTGCGATCAATGGCGTATATATATCTTTTAAACGTAACAGCCCCCCTTTTTTTGAAAGAGAAAAGATAATGGATGAGACAGCATGCTGTATTGGGTGCTTGTGTACAAATTTTACATATATATAGACCAAAGTGAGACCAATAATAGGCAAGATGAAGTAGAGTTGATTTTCTGAAAAGACAACACCTTTTTTCAACAAAGCCTCTATAAAATATGTAGTATTTTTTAATGTAACCGCAGCTAAACCTGCCAATAACCCAACGACGATACTCATGAGGTGAACAAACGTCTTGTTGGAGATGTGCCTGTATCTCCATTTTAAAAAGTTGGTGAGAATTTTTTTGGTGCTAGGCATGGGTTAAGGTTGAATTAAATGTACTGATTTAGTTCCCAATAATCTTGCTTAGCTCTTCTAAATCTTCCCAGTAAATTTGTCGCAAAGGCTCTACATAGACACCATTGTTGTAAAATCCTTTTTTAAAGTCCAATTTTGCTTTCTGAATATGTGATTTTGCTTTTTTATACGCTTTTTTCTGGTTGAGAATTAAAGCGATATAATATTCTGCATCTGCTGAATTTTTGAAATGATAAATGATCTTTTCGAAATTTTCAAGCGCTTTAGTTGTATTTCCAGATTCAAAATAAGCAATTCCTCTATATAAAAAAGCATTGATTTCTACCCAATCCTCTCCTGTTTCTTCGGTCTCTTTTTTAATATGCTTGTCAAAATAATAAATACAGTTTTTATAATCTTTAAGTCCTAAATACGCTATAGCTCTCCAGTAATCAACACTATGACCTCCAGTATAGTCAATAAAATTTGGTGTTATGGTATCAGTTGCATTAAAATCTGCAATTGCCTTTTCATAATCCCGATAAACTTTCAAATAAGCAGTACCCCTTACTGGTTGCCAAGTTCTTGGATTGTAGTGAACTGCTCTATCTATTATTGGTTTCCATTTATGCGGTATACCTCTTTTCAGGTAAGCGATGGAAAGTTCACGAATGGCTTCAGCATAGGTAGAATCAATGCGAATAGCTTCTTCAATCAAATTCATGCATTCTGGAGAGCCTTGTGGATATTCAATAGCCTTTTTGTATACTTTCTCAGCTTGTGCCGCTATTTGTTCAACTGTTTGTTTTGGCTCCTTTTCTTTACAGGCAAAGTGTACCAATACCAAAAGTAAACTAAGGCAGTATTTCTGTAATTTCTCCATTTTCAATACGATAAGATAAATACATGTAGGAATCTCTATATTCTTCGAATATAAAATTGGGGTTCCATTTTTCTAATTTGGAAGTAAGCTCAAATATTTGTTCCACAAGGTCCGGATCAAAGTGTTTTGGCATTAGGTTGAGGTCATTTTCATGAATGATATACCGTCCAGCTTTACCTTTGCAATTGATAACAAAACGGATGGTCAAATATCCCGAATCATTGTAATTTTTGTTTTTATAATTTTCTAGAATAAAACGGCGCAAACCATTTTTTCCTTTACTGTAAGTTGCTTTTTCCGGATTATAATATTGAAAAATCCTAGATTTATTACAGACATGGAATCCTTTATTGAGTCTTGCTTTTGAAGGATCAATATACCCAATGTCATGTTCGTGTTTTTTGACACCTGTCAAAGATTCGTGATTTTTTTTGACCTCCGGAGTCCAAATCAAGGCAATCGTAGCAACAACCATTATTGCGATTAAGGGATAAAATGGTTTCATCTGTTTTTGCAATTAAATTTTTTAATCTATCGACTATAACTTAGTCGATAGATTATAATTATTTCAAAACTAGAGGTTGAAAATGCAGGTAGGCTTATTGCAAAATAAAAAAATTATAGATCAAGTTTTAAATGCAGCTCTTTTAGTTGCTCATTGTTAATAGGTGAAGGAGCATCAATCATTACATCCCTACCACTATTATTTTTAGGAAAGGCTATAAAATCCCGAATGGTTTCTTGTCCTCCCAAAATTGCTACAAGCCTGTCCAAACCAAAAGCAATACCACCGTGGGGCGGCGCACCATATTGAAATGCATCCATTAAAAACCCAAACTGTGCCTTTGCTTCCTCTGGAGTAAAACCAAGGTGCTTGAACATGGTCGCCTGTATTTGCTTATCGTGTATACGAATGGAACCTCCGCCTATTTCGTTTCCATTTAAAACTAAATCATAAGCATTGGCCTTTACTTCTCCCGGGTTGGTTTGCAGTAATTCCATTTGTCCTTGTTTAGGAGAAGTAAATGGGTGATGCATGGCATGGTAGGTATTTGTTTCTTCATCAAGTTCCAATAAGGGAAAGTCTACAACCCATAGCGGTGCAAATTCATTGGATTTTCTTAGTCCCAATCGCTCTGCCAATTCCATGCGGAGTGCACTTAATTGAGCCCTTGTTTCATTAATATTTCCCGAAAGAACGCATATAAGGTCTCCTTTTTCTGCGTTTGTTGCTTTTGCCCATTTTGCCAAATCTTCTTGATCATAGAATTTATCTACAGAAGATTTGTAGGTCCCATCCTCATTACATTTTACATAGACCATGCCCTTGGCCCCTACTTGGGGTCTTTTGACCCAATCTATAAGTTTATCAATTTCTTTGCGTGTATAAGAAGCGCCCCCCGGAACTGCTATGCCGACTACCAATTCAGCGGAATTGAACACATTGAAATCTTTATGTTGGCATACTGAATTCAGTTCAGCAAATTGCATTCCAAAGCGAATGTCAGGTTTGTCGTTACCGTACAAGCGCAGGGCTTCATCGTAGGTCATTCTTGGGAAATCACCTGAATCTACGCCGCGGATTTCTTTTAACAGGTGTTTTGTCAATCCTTCAAATGTTTTTAGGATATCTTCTTGCTCCACGAATGCCATTTCACAATCTATTTGGGTGAATTCGGGTTGCCTGTCCGCTCTTAGGTCTTCATCCCTGAAGCACTTTACTATTTGAAAATATTTGTCCATTCCACCTACCATAAGCAATTGCTTAAAAGTTTGTGGAGATTGTGGTAGTGCATAGAACTGTCCTTCGTTCATTCGGCTGGGCACCAAAAAGTCTCTTGCGCCTTCAGGTGTCGATTTTATCAAGTATGGGGTCTCAACTTCTATGAATCCTTGATTTGATAAATAATTGCGGACTTCCATGGTAACCTTGTGCCTGAAAATAAGATTGTCCCTGACCGGTTTTCTTCGAATGTCCAAATAGCGGTATTTCATTCGAATGTCTTCGCCGCCGTCAGTATCATCATCAATAGTAAATGGAGGTAATATGGATTCGTTCAGCACATCGAGATCAGTAACCAATACTTCTATATCACCAGTTGGAATATTGGGGTTCTTAGAAGCTCTTTCTATCACTTTCCCTTTAATTTTTATTACGGTTTCGCGCCCTAAGGATGATGCTTTCTCCAAAAGAATTTTAGAGGTACGGTCTTGGTCAAAAACCAACTGGGTCAAGCCATACCGATCACGCAGGTCGACCCAAACAACAAATCCCTTGTTTCTTACTTTGTGTACCCATCCACTTAATACAACTTCTGACTCAATGTGCGATATCCTTAGATCACCGCAAGTAATGCTTCTAAACATGTTATTTATCTGAACGGCAAATTTAATAGGAATAGAAATAATTATAACTAGATATAAGTATTTTATAAGGTATTATAAATCTGGGAGAGATTTTGAATAGTTGAAGAACCATAGGAATTAATGTGTTTAACAATCAGAACAAGACTTTAGTACTTGATTTTAAACGCTACACGGCTAAAATTAATCGATAAAATAACTTAAAATTTTTTATTAAAAGATATTTAAATAAATGTAAATAAGAAGTTTACAGACTTAAAGTTAATTTAATGTAAATTAATTGTTATTAAAATATGTATTTAATGTAAAATAATATTTACCTTTGTATCGTTAATGTTAAAACACAAGTTCAAAACCCATAACATAATGAAGAAAGGAATATTTTTTTTAGCGGTAATGTTTTCGGTTTGTATATATGCTCAAGGCACTGAACCGACTTTGGAAAAAGTTGGGAAAATGGTAAAAGCTACATATTTTCACGAAAACGGTGAAATAGCCCAAACAGGTTATTTACTAAAAGGTAAGTTGCATGGACAATGGTTGATGTACAATATAAGTGGTAAAAAAATCGCCTCGGGCAAGTACAACGAAGGTAAAAAGTCTGGTAAATGGTTCTTTTGGGAAGATCAAATTTTGAAAGAAGTTGATTTTTCAGATAACCGCATCGTCAATGTAAAAAACTGGAATCAATCTGAATTGGTTTCAATAGACAAATAATTTAGTATTGTACATACAAAAAAGTCCGTGCTATAGCGCGGACTTTTTTTTTATTTTAAATTATTGTTAAGCAGCAATGTCCAATGTTTCTTTGTTATTGCTTTCTTTTTTAACCCTATTTTTTTTGATTCTAACTTTTATTCGGTAAACAAGGCTAAAGAGTATGGGTACAACGACCAATGTTAAAAACGTCGCC encodes:
- the dgt gene encoding dGTP triphosphohydrolase — its product is MDWERLLSLKRFGDTHKRLRKEQKETRLGFEVDYDRIIFSSAFRSLQDKTQVIPLPISLGSKKDFVHTRLTHSLEVSVVGRSLGRIAGQRIINKNPHLNEVHGYHFNDFGAIVAAAALAHDIGNPPFGHSGEKAIGSFFEQGKGKKYKDFLSSAEYQDLVDFEGNANGFKLLTESKEGVPGGLRLSYATLGAFIKYPKASLPKKPSNHIADKKFGFFQSEKDFFKEVVDEIGLAVNPNHTQTGYYRHPLTYLVEAADDICYTIIDFEDGINLGLIPEEYALEYLINLVKHSINTKKYNVIKYSNDRLSYLRALAINTLIMDAVEVFEKNEGEILSGAFNSALLDRGSYKAQVDDIIKLSVEKIYRSNEVIDKELAGYRIISDILDTYATALIHKKEGKQSNYDKLLVQSLPENYQSTDASIYKILLDTCCFVASLSDSAAVHIHKKLMGKHI
- a CDS encoding DUF3078 domain-containing protein, whose amino-acid sequence is MRLTCFFAVFFFLSLSLQAQVNPLKVFERDTTASNFQVQRIKDIKLKYITRGARLTDPRTVLNRVKPVRKRYKRFKPQSFWTKINEFGLNINEVAFVNWNAGGENSVSALGSGRFVRNYKFRYLNWNNEAQLRYGINAQEGRKLRKTDDQIRLASAISFRKDTITSWYYSFKATFNTQFSNGFKYPDRDTPISRFMSPGYLFLGAGKSYIPEGGKFNLYISPLTQKATFVLDKDLSEQGAFGVDPGESIFMEIGFLINNSWETEILKNVIMNHRVSLYTDYLLSFGNVDVDWEMNFNLKVNKFINANIGTHVIYDDDIKFDEELAEDGTIINPGTPRIQFKQLLGVGLTYAF
- the dxs gene encoding 1-deoxy-D-xylulose-5-phosphate synthase — protein: MEEILAHINAPQDLRKLSLEKLPQLAKELRDFIIDIVSTKEGHLGASLGVVELTIALHYVFNTPKDKLIWDVGHQAYGHKILTGRKNIFDTNRQLGGISGFPKRSESEYDDFGTGHSSTSISAILGMAIASKLDHDLHKQHIAVIGDASIASGMAFEGLNHLGVTDVNVLVVLNDNAIGIDPSVGALKKYLTNVKDGTAKDENIFECLNLKYSGPIDGHNIPELVQELERLKKVSGPKLLHIITTKGKGLKKAEDNQVTYHAPGKFNKSTGEQIKSIKQKEPPKYQDVFGHTIVELAEQNKKIVGITPAMPTGSSLKFMMDAMPERAFDVGIAEQHAVTFSAGMATQGYVPFCNIYSTFLQRAYDQVIHDVALQKLPVIFCLDRAGLVGQDGPTHHGVFDIAYLRCIPNLIVFAPMNEMELRNIMYTAQNGLDLPIAIRYPRGKGATLNWKNKFEAIEIGAARCLKEGSDIAILTIGTLGNQIYTLLEELENSQVVGHFDMRFIKPLDKKMLKEIFRKYNHIITIEDGCKTGGFGSAVLEFANIENFSTPVKIFGVADKFISHGTIDETWEMAGIDFDEIKNYIKSTSPCD
- a CDS encoding nucleoside deaminase encodes the protein MQNPFDDSYFMRKALQEAEYAFKNGEVPVGAVVVVDNRIIGRAYNLTERLNDVTAHAEMQAITAASNFLGGKYLHGCTLYVTLEPCQMCAGALYWSQISKIVYGAADLERGFNVMGTNLHPKTEITGGIMENEASELLKRFFIQRRNLN
- a CDS encoding cold-shock protein, translating into MTGTVKFFNESKGFGFITNDDTGKDIFVHVTALNGVELNEGDKVEYKEEEGRKGMVATQVQVIA
- a CDS encoding chloride channel protein codes for the protein MPSTKKILTNFLKWRYRHISNKTFVHLMSIVVGLLAGLAAVTLKNTTYFIEALLKKGVVFSENQLYFILPIIGLTLVYIYVKFVHKHPIQHAVSSIIFSLSKKGGLLRLKDIYTPLIAAPLTVGFGGSVGLLGPAVKSGSAISSNLSRLFHIDAKVRSLLVACASAGAISSIFQSPIAAIIFAVEVFTLDFTMLSMLPLLLASISGVLTSYFFLGNETLFSFSLSEGFQLEDTFFYILLGVGTAFSSIYFTKMYFVIFDFFKRFKSPKYKLLVGGIAIGIMLYAIPPLYGEGFGFINNLLDGNHIKALGKTPFDTYTDNIWVVIVLLFGITIFKAIAMTTTFAAGGAGGIFIPTMVMGSAFGNAMGKVINNLGLGFEVSESNFTLIGMAGLIAGVIHAPLTAIFLIAEITGGYQLFVPLMITASISYLITKNALDYTIYTKELAKIGAVLTHNKDQMVLGLMELDNVIEKNFKSVHPEMSLGQMLHESVSVSKRNIFPVLDEEEKLMGIIVLDDIRQLMFDTELYNTIFVKNLMHAPPEYIFHETDSMQQVMRKFQDSGAWNLPVIKEGKYIGFISKSKLLTAYRRKLINYSR
- a CDS encoding tetratricopeptide repeat protein, with product MEKLQKYCLSLLLVLVHFACKEKEPKQTVEQIAAQAEKVYKKAIEYPQGSPECMNLIEEAIRIDSTYAEAIRELSIAYLKRGIPHKWKPIIDRAVHYNPRTWQPVRGTAYLKVYRDYEKAIADFNATDTITPNFIDYTGGHSVDYWRAIAYLGLKDYKNCIYYFDKHIKKETEETGEDWVEINAFLYRGIAYFESGNTTKALENFEKIIYHFKNSADAEYYIALILNQKKAYKKAKSHIQKAKLDFKKGFYNNGVYVEPLRQIYWEDLEELSKIIGN